One window of Halopseudomonas maritima genomic DNA carries:
- the acuR gene encoding acrylate utilization transcriptional regulator AcuR, which produces MDTPTTPTRRRGRPPKPRASDAATRDLILQAGLQVLTEKGFSATGLDELLNRAGVPKGSFYHYFASKEQLGLALIERYGAYFARKLNRHFDNTALAPLARLQAFIDDASEGMAQHAFRRGCLIGNLGQEMGALPDSFRAHLCATFEDWQQRLQGCLQQAIDSGQLSPDCDTRALSAAFWIGWEGAVLRAKLERSAQPLAVFASFYLNALPKP; this is translated from the coding sequence ATGGACACGCCGACCACCCCAACCCGCCGCCGCGGACGCCCGCCAAAACCCCGCGCCAGCGACGCCGCCACCCGCGACCTGATTCTGCAGGCGGGCCTGCAGGTGCTGACCGAAAAGGGCTTCAGCGCCACCGGGCTGGATGAGCTACTGAACCGCGCGGGCGTTCCCAAGGGCTCTTTCTATCATTACTTCGCCAGCAAGGAGCAGCTGGGCCTGGCGCTGATCGAGCGCTACGGTGCCTACTTTGCACGCAAGCTCAATCGTCACTTTGATAACACTGCACTGGCGCCACTGGCCCGCCTGCAAGCCTTTATTGACGATGCCAGCGAAGGCATGGCGCAGCACGCGTTTCGGCGCGGCTGCCTTATTGGCAACCTTGGCCAGGAAATGGGCGCATTACCCGACAGCTTCCGCGCGCACCTGTGCGCCACCTTCGAGGACTGGCAGCAACGCCTGCAAGGCTGCCTGCAGCAGGCTATCGACAGCGGGCAACTGAGCCCCGATTGCGATACCCGGGCACTGTCAGCCGCCTTCTGGATTGGCTGGGAAGGCGCCGTACTGCGCGCCAAACTGGAGCGCTCGGCCCAACCGCTGGCAGTGTTCGCCAGCTTTTACTTGAACGCACTCCCCAAACCCTGA
- the acuI gene encoding acrylyl-CoA reductase (NADPH) → MFNGIVIEQHDGKQRASVQPLQDSQLPEGEVTVRVSHSTLNYKDALAITGASPVVRNFPMVPGIDLAGVVEHSNDARYQAGDAVLLNGWGVGERHWGGLAQKARLKADWLIPLPEAFSPAQAMAIGTAGYTAMLCVMALEEQGVTPGDGDILVTGAAGGVGSVAIALLARLGYRVVAMTGRAGDSDYLTQLGASEIVPRADFASAGRPLAKERWAGAVDVAGSHVLANVCASTRYGGVVTACGLAAGMDLPATVAPFILRGVRLIGIDSVMCPLARRQQAWQRLAKDLDLAALGSIGDEVGLQQSLELAPELLAGRVRGRIVVDVNR, encoded by the coding sequence ATGTTCAACGGCATTGTGATCGAACAGCACGACGGTAAGCAGCGCGCCAGCGTCCAGCCGCTGCAAGACAGCCAGCTACCCGAGGGCGAGGTGACGGTACGCGTCAGCCACTCCACCCTCAACTACAAGGACGCACTGGCCATCACCGGGGCCAGCCCCGTGGTGCGCAACTTTCCCATGGTGCCCGGTATCGACCTGGCTGGTGTGGTTGAGCACAGCAACGACGCTCGCTACCAGGCCGGCGACGCCGTGTTGCTTAACGGCTGGGGCGTGGGTGAACGGCACTGGGGCGGACTGGCCCAGAAAGCACGCCTGAAGGCCGACTGGCTGATCCCCTTACCAGAAGCGTTTTCGCCTGCTCAGGCGATGGCCATCGGCACCGCCGGCTACACCGCCATGCTGTGCGTCATGGCACTGGAAGAACAAGGCGTTACGCCCGGCGACGGTGACATTCTGGTGACCGGCGCCGCCGGCGGTGTGGGCAGTGTTGCCATCGCCCTGCTGGCACGCCTCGGCTATCGCGTGGTCGCCATGACCGGACGCGCCGGCGACAGTGATTACCTGACGCAGCTGGGCGCCAGCGAGATTGTTCCGCGCGCCGACTTCGCCAGTGCCGGACGCCCACTGGCCAAGGAGCGCTGGGCTGGCGCAGTGGACGTGGCCGGCAGCCACGTGTTGGCCAATGTCTGTGCCAGCACCCGCTACGGTGGCGTTGTCACCGCCTGCGGCCTAGCCGCCGGCATGGACCTGCCGGCCACCGTGGCCCCGTTCATTCTGCGCGGTGTACGCTTGATCGGCATCGACAGTGTTATGTGCCCACTGGCGCGCCGTCAGCAGGCATGGCAACGCCTGGCCAAGGATCTGGACCTGGCCGCCTTGGGCAGCATTGGTGACGAGGTAGGTCTGCAGCAAAGCCTGGAACTGGCCCCTGAGCTGCTGGCAGGGCGCGTGCGCGGACGCATCGTCGTGGACGTTAATCGCTGA
- a CDS encoding DUF7844 domain-containing protein has product MLLAALPAAAALRFEAPLSGLDAQQQAFTQAVLTTAEQRLPPVVRAELDVVVPVRWVDDLPAGVAGRATGNGRVLLAQRLLQEGDQALALRTLLHEVIHLYDRLGPPPALRWRCASRVQVQGLVGLPAVCRGQGQRQRRLSDDPRLLDLAGWPERVGTRGQREQQNAQTLRSPDPYELDSPAEFVAVNAEYFLLDAEYACRRPALHAYFTAQFAGWAPPTARCSQRYPYLNAGANAEQSLLGWLDPERVYAVHYLLAEPNDDWASRWGHSMLRLVVCAPGRERGPGCLLDVEQHLVMSFRAFVDDVQLSHWDGLVGSYPSRLFLLPLSQVVDEYTKLELRALRSVPLRFGRAQIAGVVRQAAQLHWSYDGRYYFIGNNCAVETLKLLRAGSNSAVLRDLDSQTPIGLLQLLEARGLADTSVLTDPVLALRQGYRFDSYAERYQQLFAPLREQLGLPAADVAGWLDLSASRRRDWFAGADLRASAALLLLEQAALRRQLLRVQQRIKLQYLQGDGPAAMQQAGDLVASLLRERGFLSRPADLVSAGYGLPQPAEWQDLAVRSEAQQQRLIGLGGSLDALLPSLLPAAERAELDAAQDNLQQLLARIRQQRRDSSGD; this is encoded by the coding sequence ATGCTGCTGGCAGCCCTGCCAGCGGCCGCCGCGCTGCGTTTTGAGGCGCCCCTGAGCGGGCTGGATGCGCAACAGCAAGCCTTTACCCAGGCCGTGTTGACGACAGCCGAGCAGCGCTTGCCGCCGGTGGTGCGGGCCGAGCTGGATGTAGTCGTGCCGGTGCGATGGGTGGATGACCTGCCTGCCGGTGTGGCCGGGCGTGCTACCGGCAACGGTCGTGTGCTACTGGCGCAGCGGCTGTTGCAGGAGGGTGATCAGGCGCTGGCCTTGCGTACGCTGCTGCACGAAGTAATTCACCTGTATGACCGACTTGGGCCGCCGCCCGCGCTGCGCTGGCGCTGTGCGTCCCGGGTGCAGGTGCAAGGGCTGGTTGGCTTGCCGGCGGTGTGTCGCGGGCAGGGTCAGCGGCAGCGGCGACTGAGCGACGACCCGCGATTGCTCGATCTGGCTGGCTGGCCCGAACGGGTCGGCACGCGAGGCCAACGCGAGCAGCAGAATGCGCAAACCCTGCGCTCGCCTGATCCTTACGAGCTAGATAGCCCGGCCGAATTTGTGGCGGTCAACGCCGAGTATTTTCTGCTGGATGCCGAGTACGCCTGCCGCCGTCCGGCGTTGCACGCCTACTTCACAGCGCAGTTCGCAGGCTGGGCACCCCCGACCGCGCGCTGTTCACAGCGTTATCCCTACCTCAATGCCGGCGCCAATGCCGAACAGTCACTGCTTGGCTGGCTTGACCCGGAGCGGGTGTATGCGGTGCATTATCTGCTGGCCGAGCCCAATGATGACTGGGCCAGTCGCTGGGGGCACAGTATGCTCCGGCTGGTGGTCTGTGCGCCGGGGCGTGAGCGCGGTCCAGGTTGCCTGCTGGATGTCGAGCAGCATCTGGTCATGTCGTTTCGCGCCTTTGTTGATGACGTCCAGCTGTCTCACTGGGACGGGCTGGTAGGCAGTTATCCGTCGCGGCTGTTTCTGTTGCCGCTGTCGCAGGTAGTGGACGAGTACACCAAGCTGGAATTACGGGCGTTGCGCTCGGTGCCGCTGCGCTTTGGCCGGGCGCAAATAGCGGGGGTGGTGCGGCAGGCGGCGCAGTTGCACTGGAGCTACGATGGTCGCTACTACTTCATTGGCAACAACTGTGCGGTAGAAACCCTCAAGCTGCTGCGCGCCGGCAGCAACAGTGCCGTGCTACGTGATCTGGACAGCCAGACGCCGATTGGTTTGCTGCAATTGCTTGAGGCCCGCGGGCTGGCCGATACCTCGGTACTGACTGATCCGGTCCTTGCGCTGCGTCAGGGGTATCGGTTCGACTCCTATGCCGAGCGATACCAGCAATTGTTTGCGCCGCTGCGCGAGCAATTGGGTTTGCCTGCTGCGGATGTGGCAGGGTGGCTTGACCTGTCGGCAAGTCGGCGCCGGGACTGGTTTGCCGGCGCCGACTTGCGCGCCAGTGCGGCCCTGCTGCTGTTGGAGCAAGCCGCGTTGCGGCGTCAGCTGCTGCGGGTGCAGCAGCGTATCAAGCTGCAATATCTGCAAGGCGACGGCCCTGCTGCCATGCAACAGGCCGGTGACCTGGTCGCCAGCCTGCTGCGTGAACGCGGGTTTCTCAGTCGCCCGGCTGACCTTGTGTCCGCCGGTTATGGGCTGCCGCAGCCAGCGGAGTGGCAGGATCTGGCCGTCCGCAGCGAGGCGCAACAGCAGCGCCTGATTGGCTTGGGCGGGTCGCTGGACGCCTTGCTGCCGAGCCTGTTGCCGGCCGCTGAGCGCGCCGAGCTGGACGCGGCGCAAGATAACCTGCAGCAATTGCTGGCGCGCATCCGCCAGCAGCGCCGGGACTCCAGCGGTGATTGA
- a CDS encoding DUF2388 domain-containing protein: MKTLSVLAIAGLLAVAGSASASSFIGTTDTIGSSLANSVESTSDASTGGNDKVVLQARDDAASFVASNGAIRGVQLEAALQHLRAQQPGLNASDMQLAEDILAR; the protein is encoded by the coding sequence ATGAAAACTCTGTCTGTTCTGGCTATTGCAGGCCTGCTCGCGGTCGCCGGCAGCGCGTCTGCCAGCAGCTTTATCGGCACCACTGATACCATCGGCTCCTCGCTCGCCAACAGCGTGGAAAGCACCAGTGATGCCTCTACTGGCGGCAATGACAAAGTGGTGCTCCAGGCGCGTGATGACGCCGCCAGTTTTGTCGCCAGCAACGGTGCGATCCGCGGCGTGCAGCTGGAAGCCGCGTTGCAGCATCTGCGCGCGCAACAACCTGGCCTGAATGCCAGTGACATGCAGCTGGCCGAGGACATTCTCGCCCGTTGA
- a CDS encoding ZIP family metal transporter, giving the protein MEQWILVVGLTLMAGVAMPVGALLAGVESIRPNWLDEERRHGIIAFGGGALLSAVALVLVPEGIEVLSPVSSAFWFVLGGAAFMGLDLLLYRINTPASQLAAMLSDFIPESIALGAAFAVGGSGGLLLACLMMLQNLPEGFNACRELRASTHYSVRRVAGLFALMALLGPVCGLLGYGWLAQFPAVVAGVMLFAAGGICYSVFQDIAPQVKVERHWAPPMGAVLGFVLGMVGHQLTMA; this is encoded by the coding sequence ATGGAGCAGTGGATACTGGTTGTCGGTTTGACCCTGATGGCCGGAGTGGCGATGCCGGTCGGTGCGTTGCTGGCTGGGGTGGAGTCCATTCGGCCGAACTGGCTGGATGAGGAGCGCCGCCACGGCATTATTGCCTTTGGCGGTGGCGCGCTGTTGTCGGCGGTGGCGCTGGTGTTGGTGCCAGAGGGTATCGAGGTACTGTCGCCAGTCAGTTCGGCATTCTGGTTTGTGCTCGGCGGCGCGGCCTTTATGGGGTTGGACCTGCTGCTTTATCGCATCAATACGCCGGCCAGTCAGTTGGCTGCCATGTTGTCAGACTTTATTCCCGAATCCATCGCCCTTGGGGCTGCCTTTGCGGTGGGCGGTTCCGGCGGGTTGCTGCTAGCCTGCCTGATGATGCTGCAGAACCTGCCTGAGGGCTTCAATGCCTGTCGCGAGCTGCGTGCCAGCACCCATTACTCGGTGCGTCGGGTGGCTGGTCTGTTTGCCTTGATGGCCCTGCTCGGCCCGGTCTGTGGCCTGCTGGGGTACGGCTGGCTGGCGCAATTTCCGGCTGTTGTAGCCGGTGTGATGCTGTTCGCCGCCGGCGGTATCTGCTATTCAGTCTTTCAGGACATCGCGCCCCAGGTGAAAGTCGAACGTCATTGGGCGCCGCCGATGGGCGCGGTGCTCGGGTTTGTGCTGGGCATGGTCGGTCATCAGTTGACGATGGCCTGA
- the trxB gene encoding thioredoxin-disulfide reductase, whose product MSEVRHARLIILGSGPAGYSAAVYAARANLKPLLITGMQMGGQLTTTTEVDNWPGDVEGLQGPDLMERMRKHAERFETEIQFDHINKVDLSSRPLKLWGDSGEYQCDALIIATGASARYLGLPSEEAFMGKGVSACATCDGFFYRNQDVSVIGGGNTAVEEALYLANIAKKVTLVHRRDSFRAEKILVDKLMARVAEGKIELKLNATLDEVLGDDSGVTGMRIALNGGGTEDIALAGVFIAIGHTPNTGLFEGQLDMKDGYLKIKSGTEGNATQTNIAGVFAAGDVADHVYRQAITSAGAGCMAALDAERFLDEL is encoded by the coding sequence ATGTCTGAAGTGCGTCATGCTCGTCTGATCATCCTGGGCTCGGGCCCGGCCGGTTACAGCGCCGCCGTTTATGCTGCGCGGGCCAACCTCAAGCCGTTGCTGATTACCGGGATGCAGATGGGTGGCCAACTGACCACCACCACCGAGGTGGACAACTGGCCGGGTGACGTTGAAGGCTTGCAAGGCCCTGACCTGATGGAGCGCATGCGCAAGCACGCCGAGCGCTTCGAGACCGAAATCCAGTTTGACCACATCAACAAGGTCGACCTCAGCAGCCGTCCGCTGAAGCTGTGGGGTGACAGCGGCGAATATCAGTGTGATGCGCTGATCATCGCCACGGGTGCCTCTGCCCGCTACCTTGGTCTGCCGTCCGAGGAGGCCTTTATGGGCAAGGGCGTATCGGCCTGCGCTACCTGTGACGGGTTCTTCTATCGCAATCAGGACGTGTCCGTGATCGGCGGCGGCAATACCGCCGTTGAAGAAGCGCTGTATCTGGCCAATATCGCCAAGAAGGTCACCCTGGTGCATCGCCGTGACAGCTTCCGCGCCGAGAAGATTCTGGTCGACAAGCTGATGGCCCGCGTGGCTGAAGGCAAGATCGAGCTGAAGCTCAACGCCACCCTGGATGAAGTGCTGGGTGACGACAGCGGTGTGACCGGCATGCGTATCGCGCTGAACGGCGGCGGCACTGAGGATATCGCCTTGGCTGGGGTGTTTATCGCGATTGGTCACACGCCCAACACCGGCCTGTTCGAAGGGCAGCTGGACATGAAAGACGGCTACCTGAAAATCAAGAGCGGCACCGAGGGTAACGCCACCCAGACCAATATCGCGGGCGTGTTTGCTGCCGGTGACGTGGCTGACCACGTTTATCGCCAGGCGATTACCTCGGCCGGTGCTGGCTGCATGGCGGCGCTGGACGCGGAGCGCTTCCTCGACGAGCTGTAA
- the cysZ gene encoding sulfate transporter CysZ has protein sequence MKHVTDLLRGPDYLKEGWRTLRRPGLRRFVLIPLLLNLILFSALIGWGIQQFDLWMTRLMPQLPDWASFIEWLLWPLFALVVLLVLFFGFSVVANIIASPFYGILAEKIAEQERNEVSPPTGWRDIALLVPHSVGRELRKLAYYLPRMGALLLLTLIPVVNLVASPLLLAFGVWMMAIQYIDYQADNDKVGFRDMLRWMQTRRSLSLGLGLPVYVGMLIPLVNLLVMPTAVAASTLLWVRENQGSTD, from the coding sequence ATGAAGCACGTCACCGACCTACTCCGCGGCCCCGACTACCTCAAAGAGGGCTGGCGGACCCTGCGCCGACCCGGGCTACGCCGCTTTGTGCTAATCCCGCTGCTGCTCAACCTGATCCTGTTCAGCGCACTGATCGGCTGGGGCATCCAGCAGTTCGATCTGTGGATGACCAGGCTAATGCCGCAACTACCCGACTGGGCAAGCTTCATCGAGTGGTTACTGTGGCCGCTGTTTGCCCTGGTGGTATTGCTGGTGCTGTTCTTCGGCTTCAGCGTGGTGGCCAACATCATCGCCTCGCCTTTTTACGGCATCCTGGCGGAAAAAATAGCCGAGCAGGAACGCAACGAAGTCAGCCCGCCCACCGGCTGGCGCGACATCGCCCTGCTGGTGCCGCACAGCGTCGGCCGCGAGCTACGCAAACTGGCCTACTACCTGCCGCGCATGGGCGCCCTGCTCCTGCTGACCCTGATCCCGGTGGTTAATCTGGTCGCCTCGCCGCTGCTACTGGCCTTTGGTGTGTGGATGATGGCGATACAGTACATCGACTATCAGGCCGACAACGACAAGGTTGGTTTCCGTGACATGCTGCGCTGGATGCAAACCCGTCGCAGCCTGTCACTGGGCCTTGGACTGCCAGTGTATGTGGGCATGCTGATCCCGCTGGTCAACCTGCTGGTCATGCCGACCGCCGTAGCCGCCTCCACCCTGCTGTGGGTGCGCGAGAACCAGGGAAGCACCGATTGA
- a CDS encoding glycosyltransferase family 4 protein, with protein sequence MAAVHTWSMTTPDSPGRCFALVTETYPPQINGVANTLGQLCSGLLARQHNVQLVRPALSDERPGSDSQGGLLERRVRGMPIPGYASLQWGLPAGHQLRRLWQRERPDAVYLATEGPLGWSALRAARHLQIPVISGFHTNFQQYSDHFHLGLLHGPAMRYLRWFHNQTLSTLVASSTQQRELSRLGVNNLSLLGRGVDCRRFHPAHRSSELRSTWGAADNDLVMLHVGRLSPEKNLALLADAWEQVSAQNTSGRNLHLVIVGDGPSRAELQRRLPHAVFTGALTGEPLAAAYASADIFVFPSLTETFGNVVTEAMASGLAVCAFDTAAAHQHIQDRYSGSLAPVAHERVFIENLQWLTEDREGRRSIRLHARHRACQLDWSSIVERFERYLLQAAGRQPALAQALPIK encoded by the coding sequence ATGGCAGCTGTCCATACTTGGAGCATGACCACACCAGACTCGCCCGGCCGCTGCTTCGCACTGGTCACTGAAACCTACCCCCCGCAGATCAACGGCGTTGCCAACACCCTTGGCCAGCTGTGCAGTGGTCTGCTTGCCCGCCAGCACAACGTGCAACTGGTACGCCCGGCACTGAGTGACGAGCGCCCGGGCAGCGACAGCCAGGGTGGCCTGCTTGAACGCCGTGTACGCGGCATGCCCATTCCCGGCTACGCCAGTCTGCAATGGGGTCTGCCGGCCGGGCACCAGTTGCGCCGGCTGTGGCAGCGCGAACGACCGGATGCGGTGTATCTGGCAACCGAGGGCCCGCTCGGCTGGTCCGCGCTGCGCGCAGCCCGCCACTTGCAGATTCCGGTTATCAGCGGCTTTCACACCAATTTCCAGCAGTACAGCGACCACTTTCATCTCGGCCTGCTGCACGGGCCGGCCATGCGCTATCTGCGCTGGTTTCACAACCAGACACTGAGCACCCTGGTCGCCAGCTCCACGCAACAACGCGAACTCAGCCGCCTGGGCGTGAACAACCTGTCCCTGCTTGGTCGCGGCGTCGATTGCAGACGCTTCCACCCGGCGCACCGCAGCAGTGAACTACGCAGCACGTGGGGCGCCGCTGATAACGACCTGGTGATGTTGCATGTGGGCCGCCTGTCGCCAGAGAAGAACCTGGCGCTGCTGGCCGACGCCTGGGAACAGGTCAGTGCCCAGAACACCAGCGGCCGTAACCTGCATCTGGTGATCGTCGGCGACGGCCCATCCCGTGCAGAACTGCAGCGCCGTCTGCCCCACGCCGTTTTTACCGGCGCCCTGACCGGCGAGCCGCTGGCAGCGGCCTACGCCAGCGCCGACATTTTTGTCTTTCCCAGCCTGACCGAAACCTTTGGCAATGTAGTGACCGAAGCCATGGCCTCGGGCCTGGCAGTCTGCGCCTTTGATACCGCAGCAGCTCACCAGCACATCCAGGACAGGTACAGCGGCAGTCTCGCGCCCGTGGCTCACGAGCGGGTATTTATCGAGAACCTGCAATGGCTTACGGAAGATCGGGAGGGGCGGCGCAGTATCCGCCTGCATGCGCGGCATCGGGCCTGCCAGCTGGACTGGAGCAGTATCGTGGAGCGCTTTGAGCGTTACCTGCTACAGGCTGCCGGGCGACAGCCTGCACTGGCGCAGGCGCTGCCGATCAAGTGA
- a CDS encoding NADH:flavin oxidoreductase, with product MSAAAGSLFKPFTLGNLTLSNRIVMAPMTRNFSPKGVPNQGVVDYYRRRAASGVGLIITEGTVVDHAASNGYPNVPYFHGEESLAGWKKVVDAVHAAGGKIAPQLWHVGNVRRLGTDPDGDVPGYGPMEKQKDGKVLVKGMTQQDIDEVVAAFAKAAKDAKDVGFDAIELHGAHGYLIDQFFWEGTNQREDQYGGSMENRGRFAVEIIKAVRAAVGADYPIIFRFSQWKQQDYTARLAPTPELLEQFLAPLADAGVDIFHCSQRRFWEPEFESSELNLAGWTRKITGKPCITVGSVGLDGEFLQFMVNTDKVAQTANIDGLLERLDADEFDLVAVGRALLVDPEWADKVREGRFEDIAPFSRDALKTLV from the coding sequence ATGTCCGCAGCAGCAGGCTCTCTGTTCAAGCCCTTCACTCTGGGCAATTTGACGCTGTCCAACCGCATTGTCATGGCGCCCATGACGCGTAACTTCTCGCCTAAGGGCGTGCCGAACCAGGGTGTGGTTGACTACTACCGCCGCCGCGCTGCGTCCGGTGTTGGTCTGATCATTACCGAAGGCACCGTGGTTGATCACGCCGCCTCCAACGGCTATCCGAATGTGCCGTACTTCCATGGCGAAGAGTCGCTGGCTGGTTGGAAGAAAGTGGTTGATGCCGTGCACGCAGCCGGCGGCAAGATCGCCCCGCAGCTGTGGCACGTGGGCAATGTTCGCCGTCTGGGCACCGACCCGGATGGGGATGTGCCTGGCTACGGCCCGATGGAAAAGCAGAAGGATGGCAAGGTGCTGGTCAAGGGTATGACCCAGCAGGACATTGATGAGGTGGTTGCTGCCTTTGCCAAGGCGGCCAAGGATGCCAAGGATGTGGGCTTCGATGCTATCGAACTGCACGGCGCGCACGGCTATCTGATCGACCAGTTCTTCTGGGAAGGTACCAACCAGCGTGAAGACCAGTACGGCGGCAGTATGGAAAACCGTGGTCGCTTTGCTGTCGAGATCATCAAGGCCGTGCGCGCGGCTGTGGGTGCCGACTATCCGATCATCTTCCGCTTCTCTCAGTGGAAGCAGCAGGATTACACCGCGCGCCTGGCGCCGACGCCTGAGCTGCTGGAGCAGTTTCTCGCGCCGCTGGCCGACGCTGGCGTGGATATTTTCCACTGCTCGCAGCGTCGCTTCTGGGAGCCGGAATTCGAAAGCTCCGAGCTGAACCTGGCTGGCTGGACCCGCAAGATCACCGGCAAGCCGTGCATCACTGTCGGTAGCGTCGGCCTGGACGGTGAGTTCCTGCAGTTTATGGTCAACACCGACAAGGTGGCGCAGACCGCCAATATCGACGGCCTGCTTGAGCGTCTGGATGCCGACGAGTTTGATCTGGTCGCTGTTGGTCGTGCCCTGCTGGTTGACCCCGAGTGGGCTGACAAGGTGCGCGAAGGCCGCTTTGAGGATATCGCGCCCTTTAGCCGCGACGCGCTCAAGACGCTGGTCTGA
- a CDS encoding TetR/AcrR family transcriptional regulator: MNAIQDKRARILASGTAVMLRKGYNGTGVQEITQGAGVPKGSFYHYFESKEDFAIQALHYYYTPRIERFADALSAAQLSPRERILRCYRDLVGYFANQEQPSHQCFIGSLCHEMAEESQPIGYAASAILQRSNQVLADCLAQAQAAGEIAADQDPAALAGFVSAAWEGALLRMKADRQIGPLRIFIQQLERLLQP; encoded by the coding sequence ATGAACGCTATCCAAGACAAGCGCGCGCGCATTCTGGCCTCCGGTACGGCGGTGATGCTGCGCAAGGGCTACAACGGCACTGGGGTGCAGGAAATTACCCAGGGGGCTGGCGTGCCCAAGGGGTCTTTCTATCATTACTTTGAAAGTAAGGAAGACTTTGCCATTCAGGCACTGCACTACTACTACACCCCACGCATCGAACGCTTTGCTGATGCTCTCAGCGCCGCGCAGCTGTCCCCGCGCGAGCGTATCCTGCGCTGTTATCGCGACCTGGTTGGCTACTTTGCCAACCAGGAACAGCCCAGTCACCAGTGTTTCATCGGCAGCCTCTGCCATGAGATGGCCGAGGAAAGTCAGCCGATAGGGTACGCCGCCAGTGCCATTTTGCAGCGCTCCAATCAGGTCTTGGCTGATTGCCTGGCGCAGGCCCAGGCGGCCGGCGAGATTGCCGCTGACCAAGATCCGGCGGCGCTGGCCGGTTTTGTCAGTGCTGCGTGGGAGGGCGCTCTCCTGCGTATGAAGGCCGACCGTCAGATTGGCCCGCTACGCATTTTTATCCAGCAGCTGGAGCGTTTGCTGCAGCCTTGA
- a CDS encoding FKBP-type peptidyl-prolyl cis-trans isomerase, protein MQIAANKAVSIDYTLTNDDGEVLDSSAGGAPLVYLHGAGNIIPGLEKALEGKQSGDEVKVTVEPEEAYGDFNAELIAVLGRNMFEGVDELEVGMQFHASGPDGSMQIVTIKALEGDEVTVDGNHPLAGERLTFEVKVVEVRDAQEEEIAHGHIHGEGGHHH, encoded by the coding sequence ATGCAGATTGCTGCCAACAAGGCCGTGTCCATCGACTACACACTGACCAACGACGATGGCGAAGTGCTGGATTCGTCCGCCGGTGGCGCACCGCTGGTCTACCTGCATGGTGCCGGCAATATCATCCCAGGCCTGGAAAAGGCACTGGAAGGCAAGCAGAGTGGCGACGAGGTGAAGGTGACCGTTGAGCCGGAAGAGGCTTACGGTGACTTCAACGCCGAGCTGATCGCGGTACTGGGTCGCAACATGTTTGAAGGGGTTGATGAGCTGGAAGTCGGCATGCAGTTTCATGCCTCCGGCCCGGACGGCAGCATGCAGATTGTTACCATCAAGGCGCTGGAAGGTGATGAAGTGACCGTTGATGGCAACCACCCGCTGGCGGGCGAGCGCCTGACCTTCGAAGTGAAGGTTGTGGAAGTACGCGACGCACAGGAAGAAGAGATCGCCCACGGTCACATCCATGGTGAGGGCGGTCATCACCATTGA